In the genome of Shewanella denitrificans OS217, the window TCACCCGCTAAATAAACACTCAAGAGTCTTTTTATTGGGTAGGCTTTGTAACTGACGCTATGGCCATTTTTACTGGCGAACAAATCAATAACGTCGCGAGCAAAACCTTGGTAGTTTCCATTCTCATATTGATATTGAGGATAATACTCTGTGGTCTCAACCCCGATAGTCAATTCATCGGCCATTAAGCCCATAGATGCAAACACAGATCCAAACAAACAGATACAAAATCGAATAGTTTTTAGCATACCAATTCCCTCAATGTATTAGATAACACCAAGTGTAGAAGGTAAAAATCATTCAGCCATAACAAAGGGTTATTTTTTTGAATTTGCAATAATTAAACCCTGTTTAATTCACAAATATGACCCTTAATAATATTGGTTAGGCCATACTTGAAGCACTATGGTTAATAGCAGAATTGACCCTTAGCACCAGTCCTTAACACCTGCCTTTTGAACCATCCATAAGGAGTCATGATGCAAATCCTGGCGCTAAATGCCATCGCAGCCATGTTGCCAACCCGCTCAGAACAAAGCCATAAGGCAAGTTTTGGTCATGTTTTCAATGTGGCAGGTTCCATCAATTATCCTGGCGCTGCATACCTTTCAAGTATCTCAGCCCTGCGCGTAGGGGCGGGTTATGTGACGTTAGCCAGCAGCCTTTTGGTTTGCCAGCGAGTGGCTGCCCAAAGCCCAGATCTGGTGTTCTTGCCTTTGCCAAGCGTCCATGAGGCTGCAAATGATTTTTTGCCCAGCGAAAGCGCGGCGCAGATTTTGTCACAGCTTAAACGAGTGAATACCAAGCTGTGTAGCATGAGCATAGGTTCAGGCCTTGGCAGGATAGCCCAGACAGCAAGAGTGGCAGATGAAGCGCACACTGATAATTATGCTTTTTTCTGTGCCCTCCTCCATGGCCTACAACAAGAAACCCTCCCCATAGTGTTAGATGCCGATGGGCTTAATTTTCTCTCACGTAAACCCTTAACCCTGCCGGAAAACTGCCTACTAACCCCTCACCCCAAGGAATTATCACGCCTGTTAGCGGTCTCAGTCGCCCATATTCA includes:
- a CDS encoding NAD(P)H-hydrate dehydratase, which codes for MMQILALNAIAAMLPTRSEQSHKASFGHVFNVAGSINYPGAAYLSSISALRVGAGYVTLASSLLVCQRVAAQSPDLVFLPLPSVHEAANDFLPSESAAQILSQLKRVNTKLCSMSIGSGLGRIAQTARVADEAHTDNYAFFCALLHGLQQETLPIVLDADGLNFLSRKPLTLPENCLLTPHPKELSRLLAVSVAHIQADRVKYAQQAALQFNAIVVLKGANTVITDGKRVFINPTGNSALAKAGTGDVLTGMITGFCAQGVSPLNAACLGVYLHGLAGDIAALALSPYSMLASDLINFIPKALIRVLQAKYQN